From Thermus tengchongensis, one genomic window encodes:
- a CDS encoding FAD-dependent oxidoreductase — protein sequence MSKVNRRQVLKTGAALAAAGAFSGSAFAQEFYSRPATLLPRTRKPRVVVIGGGWGGTTVARKLAQSGVDVEVVLIEQKPIFMSCPMSNLFLAGVKPLEWLVFDYTNVVKDGVIFVQERVLDINRDRRLVRTTGGYIGYDYLVLAPGIDYMYEAIPGYAEVKHLMPVGFKPFEHIALRRLLDQFDETGGELVMYIPNPPYRCPPGPYERAALFAWRLKTKGVKGKVIVLDANPQPVSKAPGFLAAFNELYKDYLEYVPNTRITGLDYEKKQVKTELGDVPFALADIIPPMKAGELVRTAGLGERWANVKVPYFLSEKDDRVYLVGDITGNTPYPKSGMVAYVSGTIVARQIVERLRGKPLQDIPPELPNNICYSFVDSEEAIWVAANYSWDEAAKQIKSQGSVDNQRSAANGTAAIGWATGIWNDMFGPA from the coding sequence TTTTGAAGACGGGGGCGGCTTTGGCCGCGGCGGGGGCCTTTTCCGGCTCGGCCTTCGCCCAGGAGTTCTATAGCCGTCCAGCCACCCTGCTTCCCCGCACCCGGAAGCCCCGGGTGGTGGTGATCGGGGGCGGCTGGGGTGGTACCACGGTGGCCCGGAAGCTGGCCCAGTCCGGGGTAGATGTGGAGGTGGTGCTCATCGAGCAGAAGCCCATCTTCATGTCCTGCCCCATGTCCAACCTTTTCCTGGCCGGGGTCAAGCCCCTGGAGTGGCTGGTCTTTGACTACACCAACGTGGTCAAGGACGGGGTGATCTTTGTCCAGGAGAGGGTGTTGGACATCAACCGGGACCGCCGCCTGGTGCGCACCACCGGGGGCTACATCGGCTACGACTACCTGGTTCTGGCCCCGGGCATCGACTACATGTACGAGGCCATCCCAGGCTACGCCGAGGTGAAGCACCTCATGCCCGTGGGCTTCAAGCCCTTTGAGCACATCGCCCTCAGGAGGCTTTTGGACCAGTTTGACGAAACCGGTGGGGAACTGGTCATGTACATCCCCAACCCTCCCTACCGCTGCCCCCCTGGCCCCTACGAGCGGGCAGCCCTGTTCGCCTGGCGGCTCAAGACCAAGGGGGTCAAGGGCAAGGTCATCGTTTTGGACGCCAACCCGCAGCCGGTTTCCAAGGCCCCCGGGTTCTTGGCGGCCTTCAACGAGCTTTACAAGGACTACCTGGAGTACGTGCCCAACACCCGCATCACCGGGTTGGACTACGAGAAGAAGCAGGTGAAGACCGAGTTGGGGGATGTTCCCTTCGCTCTGGCGGACATCATCCCCCCCATGAAGGCGGGAGAGCTGGTGCGCACCGCGGGCCTGGGGGAGCGCTGGGCCAACGTGAAGGTCCCCTACTTCCTCTCGGAGAAGGACGACCGCGTTTATCTGGTGGGGGACATCACCGGGAACACCCCTTACCCCAAAAGCGGCATGGTGGCTTACGTTTCCGGCACCATCGTGGCTCGGCAGATCGTGGAGCGGCTGCGGGGCAAGCCCCTCCAGGATATTCCCCCGGAGTTGCCCAACAACATCTGCTACTCCTTCGTGGACTCGGAGGAGGCCATCTGGGTGGCGGCCAACTACTCCTGGGACGAGGCGGCCAAGCAGATCAAGTCCCAGGGCTCCGTGGACAACCAGCGCTCGGCGGCCAACGGCACCGCCGCCATCGGCTGGGCTACGGGCATCTGGAACGACATGTTCGGCCCTGCTTAA
- the soxC gene encoding sulfite dehydrogenase yields the protein MDRRKFFRLLGAGGVLGLLKARAQTAPWDEETFAPMKTLGAPLSEYGQRSPFEEGVVRYISPNLRTRHSGADFAPLEKLEGVITPNGLHFERHHGGVPQVDPAKYRLVIHGMVERPLVFTLEDLKRFPSVTRTYFIECAGNGQNGYRNPPDPNLTATRSRGLASNASWTGVPLALLLKEAGVKPEAKWLIPEGMDAAAYTRSLPLEKAMEDVLVAYAQNGEALRPEQGYPVRLVVPGWEGSIQVKWLRRILVTDLPAMAKDETSEYTDVMADGKVWAFTWIMDPESIITYPSGLQQIKPGFHEIRGLAWSGYGRITKVEISFDEGKTWRQATLEPPVERYAFVRFKMPWYWDGKEVVLWSRAWDEKGNTQPTREEFFKKWGKNNRYHYNAIQAWRILSDGRVVNGDRPLGQQAFGPVGGCGGGGFDG from the coding sequence ATGGACCGAAGGAAGTTCTTCCGGCTTTTAGGCGCGGGGGGCGTTCTTGGCCTCCTCAAGGCCAGGGCCCAGACAGCTCCCTGGGACGAGGAAACCTTTGCCCCCATGAAAACCCTGGGGGCTCCCCTTTCCGAGTACGGCCAAAGGAGCCCCTTTGAGGAAGGGGTAGTGCGCTACATCTCCCCGAACCTGCGCACCCGCCACTCGGGGGCGGACTTTGCCCCCCTGGAGAAGCTGGAAGGGGTTATCACCCCCAACGGCCTGCACTTCGAAAGGCACCATGGCGGCGTGCCCCAGGTGGATCCGGCCAAGTACCGCCTGGTGATCCATGGGATGGTGGAAAGGCCCCTGGTCTTCACCTTGGAGGACCTGAAGCGCTTTCCCTCCGTGACCCGCACTTACTTCATTGAGTGCGCCGGAAACGGGCAAAACGGCTACCGCAACCCTCCCGACCCCAACCTCACCGCCACCCGGAGCCGGGGCCTGGCCTCCAATGCCAGCTGGACGGGGGTGCCCTTGGCCCTGCTCCTCAAGGAGGCCGGGGTGAAGCCGGAGGCCAAGTGGCTCATCCCCGAGGGCATGGATGCTGCAGCTTACACCCGCTCCTTGCCCCTGGAAAAGGCCATGGAGGACGTTTTGGTGGCCTACGCGCAAAACGGGGAGGCCCTGCGCCCGGAGCAAGGTTACCCGGTGCGCCTGGTAGTGCCCGGCTGGGAGGGGAGCATCCAGGTGAAGTGGTTAAGACGCATCCTGGTCACCGACCTGCCCGCCATGGCCAAGGACGAGACCAGCGAGTACACGGACGTGATGGCGGATGGCAAGGTCTGGGCCTTCACCTGGATCATGGACCCGGAGTCCATCATCACCTACCCCTCCGGCCTCCAGCAGATCAAGCCCGGTTTCCACGAGATCCGCGGCCTGGCCTGGAGCGGGTACGGGCGGATCACCAAGGTGGAGATCTCCTTTGACGAGGGCAAGACCTGGCGCCAGGCCACCTTGGAACCCCCGGTGGAGCGCTACGCTTTTGTGCGCTTCAAGATGCCCTGGTACTGGGACGGCAAGGAGGTGGTCCTTTGGAGCCGGGCCTGGGACGAGAAAGGGAACACCCAGCCCACCCGGGAGGAGTTCTTCAAGAAGTGGGGAAAGAACAACCGCTACCACTACAACGCCATCCAGGCCTGGCGGATTCTTTCCGACGGCCGGGTGGTGAACGGGGACCGGCCCTTGGGCCAGCAGGCTTTCGGGCCCGTGGGCGGATGCGGCGGGGGGGGGTTTGATGGCTAG